One window of the Gambusia affinis linkage group LG01, SWU_Gaff_1.0, whole genome shotgun sequence genome contains the following:
- the LOC122839601 gene encoding CMRF35-like molecule 3 — MRTSACSAGKICVPVLYLLLLMKNKVDSADLLAPEEVTASPGGLVKIACQYNLQFKERPKYWCKGSIYELCRILVETTRKTQRDRFFIADDREAGVFTITMTSLMESDENKYWCVISRSGRNVYKSVRLVITQTATTPSTTKSSFLTQQETSLWASLRWFLFLVTLGCLAMTHVVVWRMEASRNPESEMTDM; from the exons ATGAGAACTTCAGCTTGTTCTGCCGGCAAAATTTGTG TTCCTGTTCTCTATCTTTTGTTGCTAATGAAGAATAAAGTGGACTCAGCTGATCTGTTGGCGCCAGAAGAAGTAACAGCATCACCCGGTGGATTGGTGAAAATCGCATGTCAGTACAACCTTCAGTTCAAGGAAAGACCTAAATACTGGTGCAAAGGATCCATTTATGAACTGTGTAGAATACTGGTGGAAACAACCAGGAAAACACAACGTGACAGATTCTTTATTGCCGACGACAGGGAAGCAGGCGTCTTCACCATAACTATGACTTCACTCATGGAAAGTGATGAAAATAAGTACTGGTGTGTAATATCCAGATCTGGAAGAAACGTCTACAAAAGTGTCAGGCTTGTCATCACTCAAACAG ctaCAACACCAAGCACCACAAAAAGTAGCTTCTTGACACAGCAGGAAACAAG TCTGTGGGCATCTCTACGGTGGTTTCTCTTTTTAGTGACATTGGGGTGTTTGGCAATGACACATGTGGTTGTCTGGAGGATGGAGGCTTCAAGGAACCCAGAATCAGAAATGACTGATATGTAA
- the mfsd4ab gene encoding major facilitator superfamily domain-containing protein 4B isoform X2 yields the protein MFIDERIVTLFKRNAHHTLTYWSVFFSFGLCIAFLGPTILDLQCQTNSTLSQITWVFFSQQFCLLIGSSVGGVFKRTLFSALAALFVSALLISVIFAIIPVCNNVLVLAIAMAVSGLAMGVIDTIANIQLVAIYRKDSAIFLQALHFFIGFGALVSPLIADPFLSETGCGNHTGNETEIMHHFRSMLRYSPIAEHNITQSHLPHDGVVKEEPIVQYAFWIMALINLPVPIAVLFLMYRENLLPCCPGSTPRLLDKDELAMETQQGAEGPDLEQKEHKAGGHGSIFSCCQNDNLRGLPVSFFMIHILGGMVLFMTDGIVGAYAGFVYTYAVAPPMSLPNKTAGYLASIFWAAITAGRLLSIPLSYRFQPVRLLMFNLAGAIVTVLMLLIFYTSRIFLFVGTCLCGLFLSSIFPCMLAYTEDILDYQGCATSVLVTSAGMGEMVMQVLVGSIIQSEGSYSFLLCGVIIACIGFILFFGLLLFHRMHRNYLTGTSKKSAMVEEPGADQNGSAKQDNGSAKAEQKENNDTVTIS from the exons ATGTTCATAGATGAGAGGATTGTAACTCTATTCAAACGAAACGCTCATCACACGCTGACTTACTGGAGCGTTTTCTTCAGCTTTGGACTGTGCATTGCTTTTCTTGGACCTACAATATTGGACTTGCAATGTCAAACAAACTCAACACTGAGCCAGATTACCTGGGTCTTCTTTTCTCAGCAGTTCTGCTTGTTGATCGGCAGCTCGGTTGGTGGCGTTTTCAAGAGAAC GTTATTCAGTGCTCTAGCTGCCCTATTTGTCTCTGCTCTTCTCATCTCTGTGATATTTGCCATCATTCCTGTATGTAATAATGTCCTCGTACTGGCCATTGCCATGGCTGTGTCTGGTTTGGCAATGGGAGTTATTGACACCATTGCTAACATTCAACTGGTCGCCATCTATCGGAAGGACTCAGCCATTTTCTTACAG GCTCTGCACTTCTTCATCGGGTTTGGAGCCCTGGTGAGTCCACTGATTGCAGATCCTTTCCTCTCTGAGACAGGCTGTGGGAATCATACGGGGAACGAGACCGAGATCATGCATCATTTCAGGAGCATGCTGAGATACAGTCCAATTGCAGAGCACAACATAACTCAGAGCCACCTGCCTCATGATGGAGTGGTGAAGGAGGAGCCAATTGTGCAATATGCTTTCTGGATCATGGCGCTTATAAAT cTGCCTGTGCCCATTGCTGTGCTGTTTCTTATGTATCGGGAGAACTTACTCCCATGCTGTCCTGGCAGCACTCCACGTCTTTTAGACAAGGATGAACTAGCAATGGAGACCCAGCAGGGGGCAGAGGGCCCAGACTTGGAGCAGAAGGAACATAAAGCTGGAG GTCATGGGAGTATCTTCAGCTGCTGTCAGAATGATAACCTGCGTGGACTGCCAGTATCCTTCTTTATGATTCATATCCTTGGAGGGATGGTGCTCTTTATGACCGATGGCATTGTG ggAGCGTATGCTGGCTTTGTGTACACCTACGCCGTGGCCCCACCGATGTCATTGCCGAACAAGACAGCAGGTTACCTGGCTAGTATTTTCTGGGCAGCGATCACAGCTGGACGCCTTTTGTCTATTCCTCTCTCATATCGTTTCCAACCTGTACGGCTCCTCATGTTCAACCTG gCAGGAGCTATTGTTACTGTGTTGATGCTGCTCATTTTCTACACCAGCAGAATCTTCCTGTTTGTCGGAACCTGTTTATGTGGACTTTTTTTGAGCAGCATTTTCCCCTGTATGCTTGCCTACACTGAGGATATCCTTGATTACCAGg gatGTGCAACCTCTGTCCTGGTGACAAGTGCAGGGATGGGAGAGATGGTAATGCAGGTCCTGGTTGGCTCA ATCATTCAGTCTGAAGGAAGCTACAGCTTCCTGTTGTGTGGAGTGATAATTGCCTGCATTGGGTTTATCCTCTTCTTTGGTCTCCTGCTTTTCCATCGAATGCACAGAAATTACCTCACAG GAACATCAAAGAAGTCAGCAATGGTAGAAGAACCAGGAGCAGACCAGAATGGATCAGccaaacaagat AATGGGTCAgccaaagcagaacaaaaagagaATAACGACACTGTGACAAtttcatag
- the mfsd4ab gene encoding major facilitator superfamily domain-containing protein 4B isoform X1, with protein MFIDERIVTLFKRNAHHTLTYWSVFFSFGLCIAFLGPTILDLQCQTNSTLSQITWVFFSQQFCLLIGSSVGGVFKRTLFSALAALFVSALLISVIFAIIPVCNNVLVLAIAMAVSGLAMGVIDTIANIQLVAIYRKDSAIFLQALHFFIGFGALVSPLIADPFLSETGCGNHTGNETEIMHHFRSMLRYSPIAEHNITQSHLPHDGVVKEEPIVQYAFWIMALINLPVPIAVLFLMYRENLLPCCPGSTPRLLDKDELAMETQQGAEGPDLEQKEHKAGGHGSIFSCCQNDNLRGLPVSFFMIHILGGMVLFMTDGIVGAYAGFVYTYAVAPPMSLPNKTAGYLASIFWAAITAGRLLSIPLSYRFQPVRLLMFNLAGAIVTVLMLLIFYTSRIFLFVGTCLCGLFLSSIFPCMLAYTEDILDYQGCATSVLVTSAGMGEMVMQVLVGSIIQSEGSYSFLLCGVIIACIGFILFFGLLLFHRMHRNYLTGTSKKSAMVEEPGADQNGSAKQDVFSSQGEPGADQNGSAKQDVFSSQGEPGADQNGSAKQDVFSSQGEAGADQNGSAKAEQKENNDTVTIS; from the exons ATGTTCATAGATGAGAGGATTGTAACTCTATTCAAACGAAACGCTCATCACACGCTGACTTACTGGAGCGTTTTCTTCAGCTTTGGACTGTGCATTGCTTTTCTTGGACCTACAATATTGGACTTGCAATGTCAAACAAACTCAACACTGAGCCAGATTACCTGGGTCTTCTTTTCTCAGCAGTTCTGCTTGTTGATCGGCAGCTCGGTTGGTGGCGTTTTCAAGAGAAC GTTATTCAGTGCTCTAGCTGCCCTATTTGTCTCTGCTCTTCTCATCTCTGTGATATTTGCCATCATTCCTGTATGTAATAATGTCCTCGTACTGGCCATTGCCATGGCTGTGTCTGGTTTGGCAATGGGAGTTATTGACACCATTGCTAACATTCAACTGGTCGCCATCTATCGGAAGGACTCAGCCATTTTCTTACAG GCTCTGCACTTCTTCATCGGGTTTGGAGCCCTGGTGAGTCCACTGATTGCAGATCCTTTCCTCTCTGAGACAGGCTGTGGGAATCATACGGGGAACGAGACCGAGATCATGCATCATTTCAGGAGCATGCTGAGATACAGTCCAATTGCAGAGCACAACATAACTCAGAGCCACCTGCCTCATGATGGAGTGGTGAAGGAGGAGCCAATTGTGCAATATGCTTTCTGGATCATGGCGCTTATAAAT cTGCCTGTGCCCATTGCTGTGCTGTTTCTTATGTATCGGGAGAACTTACTCCCATGCTGTCCTGGCAGCACTCCACGTCTTTTAGACAAGGATGAACTAGCAATGGAGACCCAGCAGGGGGCAGAGGGCCCAGACTTGGAGCAGAAGGAACATAAAGCTGGAG GTCATGGGAGTATCTTCAGCTGCTGTCAGAATGATAACCTGCGTGGACTGCCAGTATCCTTCTTTATGATTCATATCCTTGGAGGGATGGTGCTCTTTATGACCGATGGCATTGTG ggAGCGTATGCTGGCTTTGTGTACACCTACGCCGTGGCCCCACCGATGTCATTGCCGAACAAGACAGCAGGTTACCTGGCTAGTATTTTCTGGGCAGCGATCACAGCTGGACGCCTTTTGTCTATTCCTCTCTCATATCGTTTCCAACCTGTACGGCTCCTCATGTTCAACCTG gCAGGAGCTATTGTTACTGTGTTGATGCTGCTCATTTTCTACACCAGCAGAATCTTCCTGTTTGTCGGAACCTGTTTATGTGGACTTTTTTTGAGCAGCATTTTCCCCTGTATGCTTGCCTACACTGAGGATATCCTTGATTACCAGg gatGTGCAACCTCTGTCCTGGTGACAAGTGCAGGGATGGGAGAGATGGTAATGCAGGTCCTGGTTGGCTCA ATCATTCAGTCTGAAGGAAGCTACAGCTTCCTGTTGTGTGGAGTGATAATTGCCTGCATTGGGTTTATCCTCTTCTTTGGTCTCCTGCTTTTCCATCGAATGCACAGAAATTACCTCACAG GAACATCAAAGAAGTCAGCAATGGTAGAAGAACCAGGAGCAGACCAGAATGGATCAGccaaacaagatgttttttcttctcagggAGAACCAGGAGCAGACCAGAATGGATCAGccaaacaagatgttttttcttctcagggAGAACCAGGAGCAGACCAGAATGGATCAGccaaacaagatgttttttcttctcagggAGAAGCAGGAGCAGACCAGAATGGGTCAgccaaagcagaacaaaaagagaATAACGACACTGTGACAAtttcatag